In Deltaproteobacteria bacterium GWC2_55_46, a single window of DNA contains:
- a CDS encoding DUF1328 domain-containing protein: MLSWAITFLIIAIIAAVLGFAGIAGTAAWIAKLLFVVFIILFVVSLIAGRGRPAA, encoded by the coding sequence ATGCTTTCATGGGCGATAACATTCCTCATAATAGCCATAATCGCGGCCGTGCTGGGTTTCGCCGGGATAGCGGGGACCGCCGCGTGGATCGCGAAGCTCCTTTTCGTGGTCTTCATCATACTCTTCGTCGTCTCTCTCATCGCTGGCAGGGGCAGGCCCGCCGCCTGA
- the hppA gene encoding sodium-translocating pyrophosphatase (pyrophosphate-energized proton pump; pyrophosphate-energized inorganic pyrophosphatase; H+-PPase; can cleave pyrophosphate to two phosphates; can generate a proton motive force and drive pyrophosphate synthesis when PMF is sufficient), translated as MILFALGSAVLGIIYAVYLAFWVKGLDGGTPEMRKIQAAIHEGASAYMARQFKTVAVVAAVIFVLLWVAGSWSKHFGLLTACGFLVGGVASGISGYVGMMVAVRANAKTAQAAHNGLNAALQVAFRGGAVTGLLLIGLGLLAVTGFYVVAISVADEGHAVASLLSLGLGGSLISLFARVGGGIYTKAADVGADLVGKLEAGIPEDDPRNAAVIADNVGDNVGDCAGMAADLFETYAVTTVATMALAHILFPGSQTAMLFPLVLGGAAIIMTIIGSWFVKVGSSNNIMAALYKGFVATAVLAAAAFYPVTYYLMDGVGGIGWSSYYLCALIGLAVTIALVVITDYYTAKHYSPVQEIVSASISGHATNIIAGLAVGKQATALPVLVIAGAILASFHLAGLFGVAVAAEAMLTMAGIVVAIDSFGPITDNAGGIAEMANMGSSVRAITDPLDAVGNTTKAVTKGYAIGSAALAAIVLFAEYTRIISTGGAQVIFDLSDPLVLVGLFIGGMLPFYFAAQLLKAVGKAAGAIVDEVRRQFREIKGIMDGSAQPEYGKCVDIVTTAAIQKMVIPSLIPVIAPIAVGVVLGPKALGGVLVGSIVTGLFVAIKMTSGGAAWDNAKKFIEEGAHGGKHKPAHQAAVTGDTVGDPYKDTAGPGINPMIKVINLVAVLFGTLLFT; from the coding sequence ATGATCCTGTTCGCTCTGGGCTCCGCGGTGCTGGGCATCATCTATGCCGTGTATCTTGCCTTCTGGGTGAAAGGGCTGGATGGCGGGACCCCGGAGATGAGGAAGATCCAGGCCGCTATCCATGAAGGCGCTTCAGCCTATATGGCGAGGCAGTTCAAGACAGTGGCAGTTGTGGCCGCGGTGATATTCGTGCTCCTCTGGGTAGCTGGTTCATGGTCAAAGCACTTTGGCCTGCTTACCGCATGCGGCTTCCTGGTCGGCGGCGTGGCCTCAGGCATCTCCGGCTATGTCGGCATGATGGTGGCGGTACGGGCCAACGCCAAGACGGCGCAGGCCGCGCACAATGGCCTCAACGCCGCGTTGCAGGTGGCATTCAGGGGCGGGGCTGTAACGGGCCTCCTCCTCATAGGCCTGGGCCTTCTGGCGGTAACAGGCTTCTATGTTGTAGCCATAAGTGTAGCAGACGAGGGGCACGCGGTGGCCTCTTTACTCTCCCTCGGCCTTGGCGGCAGCTTGATATCCCTTTTCGCGAGGGTCGGCGGCGGCATATATACGAAGGCCGCGGACGTCGGGGCTGACCTCGTCGGAAAGTTAGAGGCCGGGATACCGGAGGATGACCCGAGGAACGCGGCCGTAATAGCCGATAACGTCGGCGACAATGTCGGCGACTGCGCCGGCATGGCTGCGGACCTCTTCGAGACCTACGCCGTCACGACGGTCGCCACGATGGCGCTGGCCCATATCCTCTTCCCAGGATCGCAGACGGCGATGCTCTTCCCGCTGGTCCTCGGCGGGGCCGCGATAATTATGACTATAATAGGCAGCTGGTTCGTAAAGGTCGGCTCGAGCAACAACATAATGGCCGCCCTCTACAAGGGCTTCGTCGCCACAGCCGTGCTCGCGGCGGCGGCCTTCTACCCTGTCACCTACTACCTGATGGACGGGGTCGGGGGCATAGGCTGGTCCAGTTATTACCTGTGCGCGCTTATAGGCCTGGCCGTTACGATAGCGCTGGTCGTGATAACGGACTACTACACCGCCAAGCACTACAGCCCGGTCCAGGAGATAGTCTCGGCGTCGATATCCGGCCACGCTACCAATATCATAGCCGGGCTGGCTGTCGGCAAGCAGGCGACGGCCCTGCCGGTCCTGGTAATAGCCGGGGCCATACTCGCGAGCTTCCACCTCGCCGGGCTCTTCGGCGTGGCTGTCGCGGCTGAGGCCATGCTCACCATGGCAGGGATAGTCGTCGCGATAGACTCCTTCGGCCCCATTACAGATAACGCCGGCGGCATCGCCGAGATGGCGAATATGGGCAGTTCCGTAAGGGCCATTACGGACCCGCTCGACGCGGTCGGCAATACGACCAAGGCCGTCACAAAGGGATACGCCATAGGCTCGGCGGCCCTTGCCGCGATAGTCCTCTTTGCCGAGTATACAAGGATCATCTCCACCGGCGGGGCGCAGGTCATATTCGACCTCTCTGATCCGCTTGTGCTGGTAGGCCTCTTTATAGGCGGCATGCTGCCCTTCTACTTTGCCGCCCAGCTCTTGAAGGCCGTCGGAAAAGCGGCAGGGGCGATAGTCGACGAGGTGAGAAGGCAGTTCAGGGAGATAAAGGGCATAATGGATGGCAGCGCCCAGCCCGAGTACGGCAAATGCGTCGATATCGTCACAACGGCGGCCATACAGAAGATGGTCATACCATCTCTCATACCTGTCATAGCGCCGATAGCGGTCGGGGTGGTCCTTGGGCCCAAGGCCCTCGGCGGGGTGCTCGTCGGGTCGATCGTGACCGGGCTTTTCGTGGCTATAAAGATGACATCCGGCGGGGCGGCGTGGGATAACGCCAAGAAGTTCATAGAGGAAGGGGCCCACGGCGGCAAGCACAAGCCGGCCCACCAGGCGGCCGTTACTGGCGACACCGTCGGCGACCCATATAAAGACACCGCAGGCCCGGGCATCAACCCGATGATAAAGGTCATAAACCTTGTGGCAGTGCTCTTCGGGACGCTGCTCTTCACGTAA
- a CDS encoding phosphoketolase — translation MTMKSHEKAKRDYAAGTAVDRYFRAVNYLAAAQIYLKDNPLMEEPLKAGHVKERLLGHWGTAPGINLTYLHLNRLILKTNASVLFVTGPGHGAAANLANMYLEGALTEIYPELTLDMEGLRTFLKWFSWPDRFPSHLNPALPGVIHEGGELGYALSTSYGTVLDNPGLITVCLVGDGEAETGPTAGGWHSNKFLNPATDGAVLPILHLNGFKISSPTIFGTMTDEELTSLFRGYGHGVEIVSAGTDVHDEYDAALDRAYDKIRALQGASRAGKMPERPKWPMIILKTPKGWTGPKKMDGKIVEGSFRSHQVPGKDLIKNTAHMKAIEEWLRSYRPWELFDRDGRPAQDILSQCPAGELRMSMNPYSIGGRKRVPLKLPPLDERWVEVKGRGAKEASAMEALGQYFKDLMIRNREERNFRIVCPDELESNRLEAVLDVTNRQYVWPVPPGSEKIGPEGMVLEVLNEHNCLGWLEGYLLTGRHGVFPCYEAFLQIVDGMANQYSKFLKSALEVPWRLPISSLNFILTSEAWRQEHNGYSHQGPGFINNLLTKKGYIYRIYLPPDANTLLCTISNALASTDQINLIIASKQPMAQWLTMEEAIEDCQAGIGIWSWASTNGGEDPELVLAGCGNNLTLEVMAAARILREEAPDWRIRVVNVIDILVLGIPQKYPGGLDEARFQRIFPLDCPVLFNFHGYTSAIKQLVWERPGNSRFDINGYREEGTTTTPFDMLVRNRVSRYHLVMKAAEEIAAGDPGKAALAEKLVIKYSRKLIDHRNYIDQFGIDPPEILNWRWQPDGGRR, via the coding sequence GTGACGATGAAGAGCCATGAAAAGGCAAAACGCGATTATGCGGCCGGCACGGCGGTAGACCGGTACTTCAGGGCCGTAAACTATCTCGCCGCCGCGCAGATATACCTTAAGGACAACCCGCTCATGGAAGAGCCTTTGAAGGCCGGGCACGTTAAGGAGCGGCTCCTGGGCCATTGGGGCACCGCCCCCGGCATAAACCTCACCTACCTCCACCTCAACAGGCTCATACTGAAGACCAACGCGAGCGTCCTTTTCGTGACCGGGCCCGGCCACGGCGCGGCGGCCAACCTCGCGAACATGTACCTTGAGGGCGCCCTCACCGAGATATATCCGGAGCTTACGCTCGACATGGAAGGCTTGAGAACGTTCCTCAAATGGTTTTCATGGCCTGACAGGTTCCCCAGCCACCTTAACCCGGCACTCCCCGGGGTAATACACGAGGGTGGCGAGCTCGGCTATGCCCTTTCGACCTCATACGGAACGGTGCTCGACAACCCGGGGCTCATTACCGTCTGCCTTGTGGGCGACGGCGAGGCCGAGACCGGCCCCACCGCCGGGGGCTGGCACTCGAACAAGTTCCTGAACCCGGCTACCGACGGGGCTGTGCTTCCGATACTGCACCTTAACGGCTTTAAGATATCCTCCCCCACCATATTCGGCACCATGACCGACGAGGAGCTTACAAGCCTTTTCAGAGGCTACGGCCACGGGGTTGAGATAGTCTCCGCCGGTACAGACGTGCATGACGAGTATGACGCGGCGCTCGACAGAGCCTACGACAAGATACGAGCGCTTCAGGGCGCATCGAGGGCCGGGAAGATGCCAGAGAGGCCCAAGTGGCCCATGATAATACTCAAGACCCCCAAGGGCTGGACGGGGCCCAAGAAGATGGACGGCAAGATTGTGGAAGGCTCCTTCAGGTCGCACCAGGTGCCTGGAAAGGACTTGATCAAGAACACGGCCCACATGAAGGCCATAGAGGAATGGCTCCGCTCATACAGGCCATGGGAGTTATTCGACAGGGACGGAAGGCCAGCCCAGGATATCCTTTCGCAATGCCCGGCTGGCGAGCTAAGGATGTCCATGAACCCATACAGCATAGGCGGCAGGAAAAGGGTCCCGTTAAAGCTACCGCCGCTCGATGAGCGCTGGGTAGAGGTGAAGGGCCGGGGCGCAAAGGAGGCGAGCGCGATGGAGGCGCTCGGCCAGTACTTTAAAGACCTCATGATAAGGAACCGCGAGGAACGGAACTTCCGTATCGTCTGCCCGGATGAGCTTGAATCGAACAGGCTAGAGGCCGTCCTCGACGTCACCAACAGGCAGTACGTATGGCCGGTGCCGCCAGGGTCCGAGAAGATCGGCCCTGAAGGCATGGTCCTTGAGGTCCTAAACGAGCACAACTGCCTTGGATGGCTCGAAGGCTATCTCCTTACCGGCAGGCACGGGGTCTTCCCGTGCTACGAGGCATTCCTGCAGATAGTGGACGGCATGGCCAACCAATACTCGAAGTTCCTGAAATCCGCCCTCGAGGTGCCATGGAGGCTCCCTATATCGTCCCTCAACTTCATCCTCACCTCGGAGGCCTGGAGGCAGGAGCACAACGGCTACTCCCACCAGGGGCCTGGCTTCATAAATAACCTCCTTACGAAAAAGGGCTATATCTACCGCATATACCTGCCGCCTGACGCGAACACGCTCCTTTGCACCATCAGCAACGCCCTTGCCTCGACCGACCAGATAAACCTGATCATCGCGAGCAAACAGCCGATGGCGCAGTGGCTTACCATGGAGGAAGCCATCGAAGACTGCCAGGCGGGCATAGGCATCTGGAGCTGGGCGTCGACCAACGGCGGCGAGGACCCGGAGCTTGTGCTCGCCGGGTGCGGCAACAACCTGACGCTTGAGGTGATGGCAGCGGCGCGGATATTGAGAGAGGAGGCCCCGGACTGGAGGATACGCGTCGTGAACGTCATAGACATACTCGTGCTCGGCATACCGCAGAAGTACCCGGGCGGGCTCGATGAGGCGCGGTTCCAGAGGATATTCCCTCTCGACTGCCCGGTCCTCTTTAACTTCCACGGATACACCTCAGCCATAAAACAGCTCGTCTGGGAGAGGCCCGGCAACAGCCGCTTCGACATAAACGGCTACAGGGAGGAGGGCACGACCACCACCCCCTTTGACATGCTGGTGCGTAACCGCGTCAGCAGGTACCACCTGGTCATGAAGGCCGCCGAGGAGATAGCCGCCGGAGACCCCGGCAAGGCGGCCCTGGCGGAGAAGCTCGTGATCAAGTACTCAAGAAAGCTCATCGACCACAGAAATTACATAGACCAGTTCGGGATCGACCCGCCTGAGATACTCAACTGGAGATGGCAGCCTGACGGGGGCAGGAGATGA
- a CDS encoding malto-oligosyltrehalose trehalohydrolase, with product MKIGAILEDGACRFTVWAPVAPAVGLVLEMPGESHKRRIAMEKDGSGYWHAFVADARPGSRYFFSLNGCERADPASHYQPLGVFGPSEVIDHSSFKWNDKGWKGLAPGSLVIYEVHTGTFTRAGDFGSIITRLDELKELGINALELMPVAQFPGKRNWGYDGVFPFAVQNSYGGPLALKRLVDECHKRGIAVVLDVVYNHLGPEGNYIADFGPYFTERYKTPWGAAINFDGPESDHVRNYFVENALYWFERFHMDALRLDAVHAIIDMSAFAFLAFLKKKTAEFSLDQGRAFHLFAESDLNDTKLVSTGEYGYGLDALWCDDFHHSIHALLTGERNGYYADFGSISHLARSLNDGFVYSGQYSAYRKRSFGSPSALIPKERFIVSVQNHDQAGNRMLGERLAKLTSFDGLKLSAGLLLLSPYIPLIFMGEEYGEDAPFLYFVDHGNEELIQAIREGRKKEFEEFQWQGEPPMPDSPETFHASMLRWESRRSGHKKTLLDLYRALIEMRRSIPALGVSSEAVARAWGSEEEKIVFLLREKKDSAAFALFSFNRDTARIPVPFPPGRWTRKIDSAGPEWDGPGGSLPAAGEGGAEQEVNPLSFALYIRERA from the coding sequence ATGAAGATAGGAGCCATCCTCGAAGACGGAGCATGCCGTTTCACGGTCTGGGCACCTGTTGCTCCCGCGGTCGGGCTTGTCCTTGAAATGCCAGGGGAGTCCCATAAGCGCAGAATAGCAATGGAAAAGGACGGCTCCGGATACTGGCACGCCTTCGTGGCCGACGCCCGCCCCGGGTCGAGGTATTTCTTTTCGCTCAACGGATGCGAGAGGGCCGACCCTGCCTCGCATTATCAGCCTCTCGGGGTCTTCGGTCCCTCGGAGGTCATAGACCACTCTTCCTTTAAATGGAATGACAAGGGGTGGAAGGGACTGGCGCCGGGAAGCCTTGTCATATACGAAGTACACACAGGGACCTTTACAAGGGCCGGGGACTTCGGATCGATAATCACGAGGCTCGACGAGCTTAAGGAACTTGGAATAAACGCCCTGGAGCTTATGCCCGTGGCGCAGTTCCCCGGGAAAAGGAACTGGGGCTACGACGGGGTATTTCCCTTCGCCGTGCAAAATAGCTATGGCGGCCCGCTGGCCCTCAAGAGGCTCGTAGACGAATGCCACAAAAGGGGCATTGCAGTCGTACTGGACGTCGTATACAACCACCTCGGCCCGGAGGGGAACTATATCGCGGACTTCGGCCCATATTTCACGGAAAGGTATAAGACCCCGTGGGGGGCGGCAATAAACTTCGACGGGCCTGAAAGCGACCATGTAAGGAACTACTTCGTGGAGAACGCCCTTTACTGGTTCGAGCGCTTCCATATGGACGCCCTCAGGCTCGACGCGGTACACGCCATAATAGACATGAGCGCGTTTGCCTTCCTGGCCTTCCTGAAAAAAAAGACGGCGGAGTTCTCTTTGGACCAGGGCCGCGCCTTCCATCTCTTCGCCGAATCGGACCTGAATGACACGAAACTGGTCTCAACAGGCGAGTACGGCTACGGCCTTGACGCGCTCTGGTGCGACGACTTCCACCATTCGATACACGCGCTCCTTACAGGGGAACGGAACGGCTACTACGCGGACTTCGGGTCGATATCCCATCTTGCAAGATCACTCAACGACGGGTTCGTCTACTCGGGGCAGTATTCGGCCTACAGGAAAAGAAGCTTCGGGAGCCCATCTGCCCTTATCCCGAAGGAGCGCTTCATAGTGAGCGTCCAGAACCATGACCAGGCCGGCAACCGGATGCTCGGGGAGAGGCTCGCGAAGCTCACCTCTTTCGATGGGCTCAAGCTCTCGGCCGGGCTCCTTCTTCTCTCCCCTTATATCCCGCTTATCTTCATGGGCGAAGAATACGGCGAGGATGCGCCATTCCTCTACTTCGTAGACCACGGCAACGAGGAGCTGATACAGGCAATAAGGGAAGGCAGGAAAAAGGAGTTCGAGGAGTTCCAGTGGCAGGGAGAGCCGCCAATGCCCGACAGCCCGGAGACCTTTCACGCCTCCATGCTCAGGTGGGAGTCCAGGCGTTCGGGGCATAAAAAAACCCTTCTCGACCTGTACAGGGCCCTTATCGAGATGCGCCGGTCAATACCCGCCCTTGGGGTCTCAAGTGAAGCTGTTGCAAGGGCCTGGGGGTCGGAAGAAGAGAAGATCGTATTCCTTTTGAGGGAAAAAAAAGATAGCGCGGCCTTCGCGCTCTTCAGCTTCAATAGAGATACAGCTCGGATACCGGTGCCCTTCCCCCCTGGCAGATGGACGAGGAAGATAGATTCCGCCGGGCCGGAATGGGATGGGCCTGGAGGAAGCCTGCCCGCGGCGGGAGAAGGGGGTGCGGAGCAAGAGGTGAATCCGCTGAGCTTCGCCCTCTACATAAGGGAGCGGGCCTGA
- a CDS encoding glycoside hydrolase — MEKYICIHGHFYQPPRENPWLEHIELQDSAYPYHDWNQRITAECYEPNSAARILGPDLKIIEIVNNYSKMSFNFGPTLLYSMQESSDAYKNIMEADRASMERYSGHGSAIAQVYNHMIMPLADRRDKRTQVIWGIKDFKSRFGREPEGMWLPETAVDTETLEVLSETGVRFTILAPRQAKRVKKNHKGARWKELTDERLDTSMPYLCHLPSGRSIAIFFYNGEISHEVGFGNLLDNGENFAKRLAGAFQSDERAAALVHIATDGESYGHHHRHGDMALSYCMHFIESQGLAKFTNYGEYLERFPPENTVEIHENSSWSCAHGIERWRADCGCSTGGYPDWNQAWRAPLREAFDWLKRAFDPIYEKEASAYLKDPWAARDGYIEIINDRSAEKAEAFFASHARRPLGRNEKVKTLKLLEGQRNTQLMYTSCGWFFDEVSGIEGVQVMMYAARAIQLASEAAGAELETEFEGMLEGAPSNIYGNARNAYNMFVKVARVDLLRVGAHHAISSLFFDHNRKTEIYAFNALNESLERIEAGKNRLAIGRTVIGSKVTWEEAKLSTAVLHLGEVSINCGIKYFRGEDEFTRAKADLKAAFDRGEIPDVIRLMDKHFGTGSYSLWHLFKDQQRKIINEILLATYKDIEGFHRHIFESNYGTMDFLRKLGIPLPRPLGVSAEFILNHDLEEILKEKELDIDGLGATIKKSQHLSAQIDPDTIGYVAGAWINARMEETAEPCRLEDLERIRDVLRLLRATPVKLNLWKSQNIYYQLGRKVYPGVKAKAGEGDDGSRKWVAVFDDLGSYFHMKVSG, encoded by the coding sequence ATGGAGAAATACATCTGCATACACGGCCACTTCTACCAGCCCCCGAGGGAGAACCCGTGGCTTGAGCATATCGAGCTGCAGGACTCGGCCTACCCTTACCATGACTGGAACCAGAGGATAACAGCCGAATGCTACGAGCCCAACTCGGCAGCCCGCATACTCGGCCCTGATCTCAAGATAATCGAGATAGTCAACAACTACTCAAAGATGAGCTTCAACTTCGGCCCCACCCTGCTCTACAGCATGCAGGAGAGCTCGGACGCCTACAAGAATATCATGGAAGCCGACCGCGCGAGCATGGAGCGTTACTCGGGCCACGGCTCTGCCATAGCCCAGGTCTACAACCACATGATAATGCCTCTTGCCGACAGGAGGGACAAGCGCACCCAGGTCATATGGGGCATAAAGGATTTCAAGTCGCGCTTCGGCAGGGAGCCTGAAGGCATGTGGCTCCCGGAGACAGCGGTGGATACCGAAACGCTCGAAGTGCTCTCCGAGACCGGCGTCAGGTTCACCATACTCGCCCCAAGGCAGGCAAAGAGGGTCAAAAAGAACCATAAGGGCGCCAGATGGAAGGAGCTTACCGATGAGCGCCTGGACACCTCAATGCCATACCTCTGCCATCTGCCTTCAGGCAGGAGCATCGCCATCTTCTTCTACAACGGCGAGATCTCCCATGAAGTGGGCTTCGGCAACCTGCTGGACAACGGGGAGAACTTCGCGAAAAGGCTCGCCGGCGCGTTCCAGTCCGATGAAAGGGCGGCGGCCCTCGTCCATATAGCCACCGACGGCGAGTCGTACGGCCATCACCACAGGCACGGGGACATGGCGCTCTCATATTGCATGCACTTCATAGAGTCGCAGGGGCTGGCGAAGTTCACCAACTACGGCGAGTACCTTGAGAGGTTCCCCCCTGAAAACACGGTGGAGATACACGAGAACTCATCCTGGAGCTGCGCGCACGGCATTGAGCGCTGGAGAGCTGACTGCGGCTGCTCTACGGGCGGCTACCCGGATTGGAACCAGGCATGGAGGGCGCCTTTAAGGGAGGCCTTTGACTGGCTCAAACGCGCGTTCGACCCGATATACGAGAAGGAGGCGTCGGCTTACCTCAAAGACCCGTGGGCAGCCAGGGACGGGTACATAGAGATCATAAACGACAGGTCTGCCGAGAAAGCAGAGGCCTTTTTCGCCAGCCACGCGAGGAGGCCTCTGGGAAGGAACGAAAAGGTAAAGACGCTCAAGCTCCTTGAGGGTCAAAGGAATACGCAGCTCATGTACACGAGCTGCGGCTGGTTCTTCGACGAGGTATCCGGCATAGAAGGCGTACAGGTCATGATGTACGCGGCAAGGGCCATACAGCTCGCGTCTGAAGCCGCGGGCGCCGAGCTCGAAACAGAGTTCGAGGGGATGCTCGAAGGCGCGCCAAGCAACATATACGGGAACGCGAGGAACGCCTACAACATGTTCGTCAAGGTCGCCAGGGTGGACCTGCTGAGGGTCGGCGCGCACCACGCCATATCGTCTCTTTTTTTCGACCACAACAGGAAGACGGAGATTTACGCCTTCAACGCCCTGAACGAATCCCTTGAAAGGATAGAGGCCGGCAAGAACAGGCTCGCCATCGGCAGGACCGTCATAGGATCGAAGGTGACATGGGAAGAAGCAAAGCTCTCTACCGCCGTCTTGCACCTTGGAGAGGTGAGCATAAACTGCGGGATAAAGTACTTCAGGGGCGAGGACGAGTTCACGAGGGCGAAGGCGGACCTTAAAGCCGCCTTCGACAGGGGAGAGATCCCTGACGTCATACGGCTGATGGACAAGCACTTCGGCACCGGGAGCTATTCGCTCTGGCACCTCTTCAAGGACCAGCAGAGAAAGATCATCAACGAGATACTGCTCGCCACATACAAGGACATCGAGGGCTTTCACAGGCACATATTCGAAAGCAACTACGGGACCATGGATTTTCTGAGGAAACTCGGAATACCGCTGCCCAGGCCGCTGGGAGTGTCGGCCGAGTTCATACTGAACCACGACCTTGAGGAGATCCTGAAGGAAAAAGAGCTGGACATCGACGGCCTCGGCGCCACCATAAAGAAAAGCCAGCACCTCTCCGCCCAGATAGACCCGGACACCATAGGCTATGTCGCTGGCGCATGGATCAACGCCCGCATGGAAGAGACCGCCGAGCCTTGCCGTCTTGAGGACCTTGAACGTATAAGGGACGTCTTACGGCTCCTGCGCGCAACGCCTGTGAAGCTCAACCTGTGGAAGTCGCAGAACATCTATTATCAGCTTGGCAGAAAGGTCTACCCCGGCGTTAAGGCAAAGGCCGGGGAAGGGGACGACGGCTCAAGGAAGTGGGTGGCCGTTTTCGATGACCTGGGCAGCTACTTCCATATGAAGGTATCCGGATGA